In the genome of Apostichopus japonicus isolate 1M-3 chromosome 15, ASM3797524v1, whole genome shotgun sequence, one region contains:
- the LOC139980790 gene encoding PHD finger protein 12-like, whose protein sequence is MTTTVQYDLDTSGGLMDEIQALIAPPQTDEPARKYRRIDRETRRTGRTTNRDCCDSCHEGGDLICCDRCPASFHLQCCDPPLEEEDLPTGDWVCHKCTVAPQHMEKTDAEIVAAMNIPKSITMKDDIRGIEDKRQSGDYFKPRKTPVRLNDRLRRDGKQCMRLAQLQAYKEAQKEIKTGKKEDQERPEKTDPDEDDMEEILQSKGNPLLMLIKAASIQNPKQFQLPAEVMTHAPLPGMTRKRRKEDVSKNFKHIHELENGMVPLPAKMCFLCNKSCRVDPLIQCDYCPLLFHRDCLSPPLTTFPTGRWMCPNHPENGLPEFAKASYTEKCKIYHDINNRINQHAVKLDFLNKIHATGPPWKDKPERRKPSQVPFSVKEHYRHPPSLLPTSPRGTWANTSSVSERLCTPVEKEEWLKSVISLQSSIAVHLTKKDLSKSVPVTQKIVSAPQLLKSEKPKEMPVTNYSSSKLSHGLPPSISEVNHIHNSKHENHVGLDPVRTHETGEFKDKIRDGLKKELTNGPEVLSNGPSVPDKNEVMDHHGGSTNKKTKRADQLKDFISRSNSVDKCLDERPANHVKLATTQSLKTSGVSTTQTSGHLSPSSVKTVSTSSLQNLRVTTIMVPGRSSSTTAKTASLHGSSGPDKLVSSSNSAPLSDKLTSISLRTSPALLSLNNTLQSCVEGSVDAELSHLDEKLIQVLAWQRLQQLLPSKTPPAATTKDSPNSDIDQPSPVPTKDTPTPILGVFCPLPSKDCLKSVKMRRKYFSIGNSSDADMCLSYYGHCNFISAKHASIFYDEASRHFELLNYSEFGTTVDRVTYTGAVIERSVNKVSSSFVKSVRKFSKRTKSSESTDRTSVVRLVERPCRCATDVQSDNAGWEGTAMLHHGSHVQFGCLEFVFSVAEAAVLPKSVT, encoded by the exons ATGACGACAACTGTTCAGTACGACTTGGATACATCAGGGGGTCTGATGGAT GAAATCCAAGCTTTGATAGCACCACCTCAAACAGATGAACCAGCTCGAAAATACAGACGGATTGACAGAGAAACGAGACGGACAGGAAGAACCACTAATAGAGACTGTTGTGACAGCTGTCATGAGGGAGGAGATCTGATATGCTGTGATCGTTGCCCTGCATCGTTTCACCTACAATGCTG CGACCCACCGTTAGAAGAGGAAGACCTCCCGACAGGAGACTGGGTGTGTCATAAATGCACCGTAGCACCACAG CACATGGAAAAGACGGATGCAGAAATAGTTGCAGCCATGAACATTCCCAAGTCCATCACTATGAAAGATGACATCCGAGGCATTGAGGACAAGCGTCAAAGCGGAGATTACTTTAAACCTCGGAAAACTCCCGTGAGGCTCAACGACCGGCTACGAAGAGACGGTAAACAGTGTATGAGATTAGCGCAGCTACAAGCTTACAA GGAAGCTCAAAAGGAAATTAAAACTGGAAAGAAAGAAGATCAGGAGAGACCAGAGAAGACGGACCCGGACGAGGATGATATGGAGGAGATCCTCCAATCGAAGGGAAACCCTCTCTTAATGCTCATCAAAGCTGCATCCATCCAGAACCCTAAACAATTCCAATTGCCAGCTGAGGTCATGACACATGCTCCATTGCCAG GAATGACGAGAAAGAGAAGGAAAGAAGACGTCAGCAAGAATTTTAAACATATCCACGAGCTTGAAAATGGAATGGTACCGCTTCCCGCAAAGATGTGCTTTCTCTGTAACAA gagttgtagagtcgatccgtTGATACAGTGTGACTACTGCCCTCTGTTGTTTCATCGAGACTGTTTAAGCCCGCCTTTGACTACTTTCCCGACGGGGAGGTGGATGTGCCCGAACCATCCAGAGAATGGCCTG CCCGAGTTTGCCAAGGCGAGCTATACTGAGAAATGCAAGATATACCATGATATCAACAACAGGATAAACCAACATGCGGTCAAACTGGACTTCTTGAATAAGATCCACGCTACTGGACCGCCTTGGAAGGATAAACCGGAGAGACGGAAACCGTCACAG GTACCATTTTCAGTTAAAGAGCATTACAGACACCCACCGTCATTATTACCAACGTCCCCAAGGGGAACATGGGCAAACACATCCAGCGTATCAGAGAGGCTATGCACTCCAGTGGAAAAGGAAGAG TGGTTGAAATCAGTCATAAGTCTGCAGTCCAGTATCGCCGTTCATCTGACCAAAAAGGACCTGTCCAAATCGGTGCCAGTGACGCAGAAGATCGTCAGCGCACCACAGCTTTTAAAATCAGAGAAGCCCAAAGAGATGCCGGTCACCAACTACTCGTCCAGTAAATTATCCCATGGGTTACCACCATCGATCAGTGAGGTCAATCATATACATAATTCCAAGCACGAGAATCACGTCGGATTAGATCCTGTCAGGACTCATGAGACAGGCGAGTTTAAAGATAAAATCAGAGACGGGCTCAAGAAGGAACTGACCAACGGCCCCGAAGTTTTATCGAATGGACCGTCGGTTCCGGACAAGAACGAGGTCATGGACCATCACGGGGGCTCCACCAACAAGAAGACCAAGAGGGCTGACCAACTGAAAGACTTTATCTCGAGGAGTAACTCTGTGGACAAGTGTTTGGATGAAAGGCCCGCCAATCATGTTAAATTAGCTACAACCCAAAGTTTAAAAACTTCTGGCGTCTCGACAACACAGACTAGCGGGCATTTATCCCCCTCCTCTGTGAAAACGGTATCAACTAGTTCCTTGCAAAATTTACGGGTTACCACCATTATGGTTCCAGGGAGGTCGAGCAGCACGACCGCTAAGACCGCGTCGCTTCATGGCAGTAGCG GTCCTGATAAACTGGTGTCCAGCAGTAATTCAGCTCCCCTCTCGGACAAATTAACATCTATATCCTTGCGGACATCGCCCGCTCTCCTCAGTCTTAATAACACACTGCAGTCCTGTGTAGAAGGATCTGTAG ATGCTGAATTGAGTCATCTTGATGAGAAGTTAATCCAAGTTTTAGCCTGGCAAAGGCTTCAACAACTTCTGCCCTCAAAG ACACCGCCTGCAGCTACTACCAAAGATTCACCAAATAGTGACATCGACCAACCCTCTCCGGTGCCAACCAAGGACACGCCTACACCCATTTTGGGTGTGTTCTGCCCTCTTCCATCTAAGGACTGTTTGAAGTCTGTAAAGATGAGGAGGAAATATTTCAGTATTGGAAACA gttctgatgcagacatgtGCCTCAGCTATTATGGACATTGCAACTTTATCTCTGCCAAACATGCAAGCATTTTCTATGATGAG GCGTCGAGGCACTTTGAACTCTTAAATTATAGTGAATTCGGAACGACGGTCGACAGGGTGACATATACGGGGGCGGTGATCGAAAGATCTGTGAACAAAGTATCCTCGTCTTTTGTGAAGTCGGTGCGGAAGTTTTCCAAGAGGACTAAGTCGTCTGAATCTACAGACAGGACGTCAGTGGTGAGGCTGGTCGAAAGACCTTGCCGATGTGCAACGGACGTTCAGTCGGACAATGCTGGTTGGGAAGGCACAGCAATGTTACATCACGGCAGTCATGTGCAATTTGGCTGCCTGGAATTTGTATTTAGTGTAGCAGAGGCTGCAGTTTTACCT